In Desulfotignum phosphitoxidans DSM 13687, a single window of DNA contains:
- a CDS encoding DUF2799 domain-containing protein: MARIWYGYVHNSAANKGKRMSFIISQIVSSCLTLLIFGSALFLTGGCAKMDASQCRNADWEIIGFEDGSAGRLPSYLSNYRKACAKYDIIPELDFYLRGHANGLIEFCTETNGFLSGKKGLEYNGVCPRGLSDNFLAGYQIGLRFYIVSSAIDKMEFCLRNEQKKLKELRKELRHKEEMLIQDSTSESDRRRLLNETKDARLKIERLEKKIFHTRKDIQMKQYEYEQLSIQYGSQG, from the coding sequence ATGGCAAGAATATGGTATGGATATGTCCATAATAGTGCAGCGAACAAGGGGAAAAGGATGTCCTTTATAATTTCACAAATCGTATCATCCTGCCTTACGCTGTTGATATTTGGATCAGCACTGTTTCTCACAGGGGGGTGTGCCAAAATGGATGCATCACAATGCAGAAATGCAGACTGGGAGATTATCGGTTTCGAAGATGGCAGTGCCGGAAGATTGCCGTCTTATCTAAGCAACTACCGGAAAGCATGTGCAAAATATGATATTATTCCAGAGCTTGATTTCTATTTGAGAGGCCATGCCAATGGATTAATCGAATTCTGTACCGAAACGAACGGTTTTTTGTCAGGGAAAAAAGGACTGGAATATAATGGGGTCTGCCCGCGGGGGCTATCGGATAATTTTCTTGCAGGTTACCAGATTGGACTGCGCTTTTATATTGTTTCCAGCGCCATTGACAAGATGGAATTCTGCTTGCGAAACGAGCAGAAAAAGTTGAAAGAACTGCGAAAAGAGTTGAGACATAAAGAAGAAATGCTGATACAGGACAGCACTTCTGAAAGTGATCGTCGACGTCTTTTGAACGAAACCAAGGATGCCCGCTTGAAAATCGAACGATTAGAAAAAAAGATTTTCCATACAAGAAAAGATATTCAGATGAAACAGTATGAGTATGAACAGTTGAGCATTCAATATGGAAGCCAGGGATGA
- a CDS encoding Tex family protein: MTHISFISQDLQISEKQVAAVLTLLDQGATVPFIARYRKEQTGSLDEVAITGIRDRHQAMVALDARKTAITASLTERDLLTPDLARAIQKAATLAGLEDLYEKYRPRRRTRAMAAREQGLDPLADLLLAQSLNTDITHAARRFVDLGRGVETPDQALAGARDIIAEIVNEDPRVREAVRQIYIKQGVIQSRVKKGQEQPGDKFHDYFDWQEPAFKAPSHRILAMLRGAKQGVLTLHVAVEPETAVRTMGAFYLKKQPSACRDQVSIAILDAYKRLLGKSLEKECLQALKSTADDQAIQVFVSNLKDLLLAPPLGEKPILALDPGFRTGCKVVCLDAKGDLCHHGVIYPHFKEADREKAGRLVADLVDQYQIQAVAVGNGTAGRETLAFVRELGLPDRVEILMVDESGASVYSASDIARQEFPDHDITVRGAVSIGRRLMDPLAELVKIDPRSIGVGQYQHDVDQKQLRQALDDTVQICVNQVGVEVNTASRELLARVAGLNDTIAANLVQYRQENGPFDSRKAFLKVPRLGPKAFEQAAGFLRVCNGKNPLDASGIHPESYGIVEQMAKDQGCAPKDLVGSPDRVKKIDPRAYISDQTGLPTLTDILAELRLPGRDPRKSFQSVAFDPSVSDIQDLVPGMMLPGIVTNVTAFGAFVDIGVHRDGLVHISQMADRFIKNPSEVVSVHQAVQVRVLEVDTAKKHISLSLKSV, from the coding sequence ATGACACACATTTCTTTTATCAGTCAGGATCTTCAAATATCTGAAAAACAGGTGGCTGCGGTGTTAACCCTGCTGGATCAGGGTGCCACCGTGCCGTTCATCGCCCGGTACAGAAAGGAACAAACCGGGTCTCTGGATGAAGTCGCCATCACCGGGATCCGGGACCGGCACCAAGCCATGGTTGCCCTGGATGCCAGAAAGACCGCCATCACAGCTTCTTTGACTGAAAGAGACCTGTTGACACCGGACCTGGCCCGGGCAATTCAGAAGGCTGCCACCCTGGCGGGTCTGGAAGACCTGTATGAAAAATACCGGCCCCGGCGCCGGACCCGGGCCATGGCGGCCCGGGAACAGGGGCTGGATCCGCTGGCGGATCTGCTGCTGGCCCAGTCTTTAAATACGGATATTACCCATGCAGCCCGGCGGTTTGTGGATCTCGGCAGAGGTGTGGAAACACCCGACCAGGCCTTGGCCGGGGCCAGGGACATCATTGCCGAAATCGTGAATGAAGACCCCCGGGTCAGAGAAGCGGTGCGCCAGATATACATAAAACAGGGTGTGATCCAGTCCCGGGTCAAAAAAGGTCAGGAACAGCCCGGCGACAAATTCCATGATTATTTCGACTGGCAGGAGCCCGCATTCAAAGCCCCGTCCCACCGGATACTGGCAATGCTTAGGGGAGCGAAACAAGGCGTGCTCACCCTGCATGTGGCAGTGGAGCCTGAGACAGCGGTCCGGACCATGGGGGCATTTTATCTGAAAAAACAGCCGTCCGCCTGCCGGGACCAGGTATCGATCGCCATTCTGGACGCGTACAAGCGGCTTTTAGGGAAATCTCTGGAAAAAGAATGTCTTCAGGCGTTGAAATCCACGGCAGATGATCAGGCCATTCAGGTATTTGTCAGCAATCTCAAAGACCTGCTCCTGGCCCCGCCTTTAGGTGAAAAACCGATACTGGCCCTGGATCCGGGGTTCAGAACCGGTTGCAAGGTCGTCTGCCTGGATGCCAAAGGGGATTTGTGCCACCATGGGGTGATATACCCCCATTTCAAAGAGGCGGACAGAGAAAAAGCAGGCCGCCTGGTGGCGGATCTGGTGGATCAATATCAAATCCAGGCAGTGGCCGTGGGAAACGGCACGGCCGGCAGAGAAACTCTGGCCTTTGTCCGGGAACTGGGTCTGCCCGATCGGGTCGAGATTTTGATGGTGGATGAAAGCGGGGCATCGGTCTATTCTGCCTCAGACATTGCCCGGCAGGAGTTTCCGGATCACGATATCACGGTAAGAGGGGCCGTATCCATCGGCCGGCGCCTCATGGATCCGCTGGCTGAGCTGGTGAAAATCGATCCCCGGTCCATTGGTGTGGGCCAGTACCAGCATGATGTGGATCAAAAACAGCTGCGCCAGGCCCTGGATGACACTGTCCAGATCTGTGTCAACCAGGTGGGCGTGGAGGTCAACACCGCATCCCGGGAACTGCTGGCCCGGGTGGCCGGGTTGAATGACACCATTGCCGCCAATCTGGTGCAGTACCGGCAGGAAAACGGGCCGTTTGACAGCCGGAAGGCGTTTTTGAAAGTGCCCCGGCTGGGCCCCAAGGCGTTTGAACAGGCAGCCGGATTTCTGCGGGTTTGCAATGGAAAAAATCCTTTGGATGCCTCAGGCATTCATCCGGAATCCTATGGTATTGTGGAACAGATGGCAAAAGACCAGGGGTGTGCCCCCAAGGACCTGGTGGGAAGTCCGGACCGGGTGAAAAAAATCGACCCCCGGGCCTATATCAGTGATCAGACCGGACTGCCCACGCTTACCGATATTCTGGCGGAACTCCGGCTGCCGGGCCGGGATCCCAGAAAATCCTTTCAAAGTGTTGCATTTGATCCGTCCGTTTCAGACATCCAGGATCTGGTCCCGGGCATGATGTTGCCCGGTATCGTGACCAATGTCACCGCGTTCGGGGCGTTTGTGGACATCGGCGTCCACCGGGACGGCCTGGTGCATATCAGCCAGATGGCGGACCGGTTCATCAAAAATCCAAGCGAGGTTGTTTCAGTGCACCAGGCGGTCCAGGTCAGGGTCCTGGAAGTGGATACCGCCAAAAAACACATCTCTCTATCGCTGAAATCCGTCTGA
- a CDS encoding amidohydrolase family protein, which translates to MLSPDLPYYNDSEGDCLPSGISCAIDAHVHVFPDSTFHAVRNWFDAHAWQIRYRDTSENLIRFLLDRGVAHVIALQYAHKPGIARELNAYMAGLCRMFEGRMTGMATVFPGETGAADILTRAFDQGLGGVKLHVHVQCFDLDSPDMDEICAVCSDHGKPMVVHAGREPKSDHYRCDPHELCRAGKVASVLTRFPDLKFCVPHLGFDEVSEYSFLMATHENLWLDTAMVLTDYFPASARPDLRSFPLDRVMYGSDFPNIPYAWDRELKWLAGAGLSSWELAQVTWKNAARFFNLDFDDSLSY; encoded by the coding sequence ATGCTGTCACCGGATCTTCCTTATTACAATGACTCTGAAGGAGACTGCCTGCCATCCGGCATCTCCTGCGCCATCGATGCCCATGTGCATGTGTTTCCGGACAGCACTTTTCACGCAGTGCGGAACTGGTTTGACGCCCACGCCTGGCAGATCCGGTACCGGGATACCAGTGAGAATCTGATCCGGTTTCTGTTGGACAGGGGCGTGGCCCATGTTATTGCGTTGCAGTATGCCCACAAGCCAGGCATTGCCCGGGAATTGAATGCGTATATGGCCGGACTGTGCCGGATGTTTGAAGGACGGATGACCGGGATGGCCACGGTATTTCCCGGGGAAACAGGCGCTGCGGATATCCTGACCCGGGCCTTTGATCAGGGCTTGGGCGGGGTGAAGCTGCATGTCCATGTCCAGTGCTTTGATCTGGACAGCCCGGACATGGATGAGATCTGTGCGGTGTGTTCGGATCATGGCAAACCCATGGTGGTGCATGCCGGCCGGGAACCCAAAAGTGACCATTACCGGTGCGATCCCCATGAATTGTGCCGGGCCGGCAAAGTGGCTTCGGTCCTCACCCGGTTTCCGGACCTGAAATTCTGCGTGCCCCATCTGGGATTTGACGAGGTGTCGGAGTATTCTTTTCTGATGGCAACCCATGAAAACCTGTGGCTGGACACTGCCATGGTACTTACCGATTATTTCCCTGCATCTGCCCGGCCGGATCTTAGGTCGTTTCCGCTGGACCGGGTCATGTATGGGTCGGATTTTCCCAATATCCCCTATGCCTGGGACCGGGAACTCAAATGGCTGGCAGGGGCCGGGCTTTCTTCTTGGGAACTGGCACAGGTTACCTGGAAAAATGCGGCCCGGTTTTTCAATCTTGACTTTGACGATTCCCTCAGCTACTAG
- a CDS encoding GNAT family N-acetyltransferase — protein sequence METTIADIENAAQILRLQKMAYQSEAELYQNYNIPPLTQTIAEIREKFDTQIFYKTVVENNILGSVRAYSDETSCFIGRLIVHPDIQGKGIGTRLMNAIEEHFSEAQRYELFTGTKSIANIRLYERLGYKPFKEMVVDKSLSLIFMEKAGNPFLR from the coding sequence ATGGAAACTACTATTGCTGATATTGAAAATGCGGCGCAAATTTTAAGACTCCAAAAGATGGCGTATCAAAGTGAAGCGGAATTATATCAGAATTACAACATCCCTCCCTTAACGCAAACTATTGCAGAAATCAGAGAGAAATTTGACACTCAGATTTTTTATAAAACGGTTGTCGAAAATAATATACTCGGTTCTGTGAGAGCATATTCTGATGAAACTTCATGCTTTATTGGCCGATTAATTGTTCATCCTGACATTCAAGGCAAAGGCATCGGAACAAGGCTAATGAATGCCATCGAAGAACATTTTTCTGAAGCTCAAAGGTACGAGTTGTTTACAGGGACAAAGAGTATTGCAAACATTCGTCTTTATGAAAGGCTGGGGTATAAACCGTTCAAGGAAATGGTAGTAGACAAATCCCTTTCATTAATTTTTATGGAAAAAGCGGGGAATCCCTTTCTGAGATAA
- a CDS encoding tRNA (cytidine(34)-2'-O)-methyltransferase: protein MVELNIVLLEPEIPQNTGNIGRICNAMGSSLHLIEPLGFSIEDKYLKRAGLDYWKDLNVKSYKDYGQFLAQNPQGQKVFLSKKAGVRCDRLPYSNTVYLIFGKESVGLPEQLLLENKDTCVRVPISVCSRSLNLANAVAILSYEVMRQHRFTGLKAQGDLSL, encoded by the coding sequence ATGGTTGAATTGAACATTGTCCTGTTGGAACCTGAAATACCCCAGAATACCGGGAATATCGGCAGGATCTGCAATGCCATGGGGTCATCGCTGCACCTGATCGAGCCCTTAGGATTCTCCATTGAGGATAAGTATTTAAAACGTGCCGGCCTTGATTATTGGAAAGACCTCAACGTCAAGTCATACAAAGATTATGGACAGTTTCTTGCCCAGAATCCCCAGGGCCAGAAAGTGTTTCTTTCAAAAAAAGCCGGGGTGCGGTGCGACCGCTTACCTTATTCAAATACGGTCTATCTGATCTTTGGAAAAGAATCCGTGGGCCTGCCTGAACAATTACTCCTGGAAAACAAAGACACCTGCGTAAGGGTGCCCATTTCCGTTTGTTCAAGATCCTTGAACCTGGCCAATGCCGTTGCCATTTTAAGTTATGAGGTCATGCGGCAGCATAGGTTCACAGGTCTCAAGGCCCAGGGAGATCTCTCGTTATGA